The DNA segment TTCACCGGAAACGAGCTGATCTGCCTGTCCCCACAGGCAGGATCAGATAAATTTCTTTTTCGGTATCTGTAACAAAATAACATGTAACTACACAAAAATGTAAGATTATGAAGAGTATTTTAGTTTTGGGAGGGAGATGACTTGTGTGCTTTTCAAATGAGATGCATCTCTGTAGTTCTGAGTTGGTATCAGTTCACAGTACCACATGGAGCACAATTCAGCATTAATTGGCAATAAATTAGTGGCAGAACCTAAAAGGATGTTAAAGAGAGAGACGTGATAAAAAGGAATTTCAAATAAAAAGCATGATCCTCTGGTGATGTCACATCATCACTAATTACTAGAAAATGCTCCATAAAAATTGTGACCTTTAACCTCTCAGCTGTAGAATCGAAATAAAACTAGTGTCTGAAAGCTTTGCAGATTCCATTAGAGTTTATTAACAAGCAGCAAGACTGTAGATAAGTTGTTTACAAAAAATATTTCCATACTATTTCTAATTTTGTACAGAATTGCTTCTCCTTAGGCCCCCTTAACATCTGGAAATATTACAGGTGGTGCCTAGCTTCTGTAGCCAAGGGCAACCAGTGGACAAACAGTACTTCTCAAAGACAGAAGCAGCGGGGAAACTTGACGTTTCTAGGACAGTgtttctccacctcctcatgcTTTTTATTTCTGTCATGGAAAATGCACAATGTCGCACTGGTATATTAAGGGGTGCTTTTTTCAGGTAAGGTTGAAGGAAGATGGCAGTCAGAAGTGAATTGCATCTGAAATATGCTGTAGCCTTACCTGGAGAACTCAAAGCGGTTGCCGGGTGCAAAATTGAAAATACTTCTGTTCTCAAAAACGTATTCACCCTTACTCTAAAAGCTGCCAGTTCACAATGAGAGAAAAATAACCTGTGGAACAAATAATATACTGGGAGCAATGGATTGATCTGAGTAAGTTACATTCTGTAATCTAATTGTGATCATTCAGATAGTCTAATTACAGTATACTAATGGATACCTGGATGTTAAAGGGGTTCAGCTAGTTTATATCAGTTTGTATCTATCTATATCATGCAAAATTATTCTATTTAGTAACATTTCCTGTGGCGCTTTCCTGCCACACATATTTCCATCACACCTGATTGAGTCTTCCAAGAATggccaccctcccctccctctaagATTTGTGGCACTGTGACACCCCATTTGGGACTCCACAATAGGTGACATCTTCTCCATAGACCCACCCACTTTGAAGATGCTGAAATTGGACCACAGACTCAATGTTGCATGCTTCCACTGCATTGCCAACTCTCACACTCGCCACCGAACAAAATTGAACTCTCATCCGCTGAACACAAATTCGGCTCGGAGACGCCCCTCACTCACACCATTGAGCAAGATTTCAACCTCCCTCccctgcagccccccccccccacagcaagaattcaactccctccaccccccacccccatgaacAAGATTTTGACCCCCTCtcctgcacccccacccccccatctcccctaaCCACTGGCTTCATGTTTCATTCCAATTCACCACTAGTTTCCATTACTTTCCCCTAACTCCTCACTGGCTGAAGTAACCCCTCGCAGGCTACCCCTACATTGCTTCATTTCCCCTGTCACAATAATCCAACCAACTCCATTTCTCATCCACAGCACCCCccaaatgtttttaaaaaacattttagtaAACTGCAGTATTTGGATTTTACACTTCGGAACGCAAGTCCTTTCTTCTTACTTCAGGTGTGATCTATTGTTTTATTTTCATCCAATTAATAAAGTATGGTGCCAGAGTATATCACAGGAGTTGTAACACATTAAATGTGGCAGACAGGAAGTACAGGGTGGGTTGACATTCCTGTATGGGTGGATGGGTTACTGAGCTAACAAAGTTCTTTGATGTGATCTGATGCTGGCTGTTGCTATGGTGCTTTATTGGTAGATTGGGCCTAGTAGGTGATCCGTAGGCCTGGTTTCCGCTGGTGCCgtctgcctcagggcaaaccaatcttagAAAAGGGGCCTCAAACAAACGTGGGTAAAGGATGCATAATTTATGTCTCGACACGGACCCCCGATGACCACCCCTCCTGGTGCCAAAAAAAATGAGTGCTGTATGGACCAATTTCGAGGCCAAAGAGTCACCATGATCACTGGGCTGTTTCATCGTTTGTCTAACATAACCTTTTTTCTTATATATGTTCCATAGGGTGAGAATACTGTTACGAGACTGATGTCTTCACTCAACTTCAACCAATATGCCACAATAAAGAGCATGGCAGAGGGCTTGCTGGATGCTGCCTTATTCTTGTCTAATGCAACACAGCTGGTCACAGTTATCGAACAAGGACAAGAATATAAATACTACATTGCTCTTATTTGCCTgattagtctctctctcacagttcAGGTTGTGACTTTTATACTGCTTATTTTTATTGGTAAGTAAATCTATTTCTTCTACTTATTTCCATATATTGACAGCTGATAACCTCATTAAGGAACTGGATGAGTTTAGCAAGCCTGACTACACGAGGGTGCTGCATTATCAGCAGCAGATGTAGAGTTATTTAATTTCAGGGGGAGGTTCAACAGGTATGTCATTTAGaaacttaggcctagaaattggtttagGCCTGTTTCTAGCTGCCAGAAGCTGGTGGCCCGAGGCTCACCTGAAATTGGGCTTTGGGCCTCATTATAATAATTGGTGGTGGGTTGCTGGTGCCTCCAAAGGCCCGAACTGTCGGCCAACTCATAGGAGGAGCTAACTGATTTTCCACCCTCCCCAACTGACAAGCTCCACTCAGGTGCTGGTTTGTGCACACGGCTTGCCGGATGCATGTTACCCTGTTACCTCACAACAGTAACCACGAGCATGTAATAGACACACTTCACTTGCCGATTACCCATTTTGTGCCAAACGTTAAAATCGACACCTTTACCATTTACTAGAATCAATTTCAAACCTATAAAAGTATAGAATAAAAAGAACATCACACCGGGTGACCCTTTATTAATGCGCCCTGATTCATCACTATCTCATGAAAGAGGAGTGGTAACAGGGTTTTACCTGTATGATAAACTGCACAGTGGACCCGCTCTATGTTGATGTCTTTGGAAGCTATAAGTCTGTTTATATTGAGAGCAAGTGAAGCATTTCATGCAGCTTAATCAGTGATACAGCCATAAAAATGTCTGTTACTTTAGAGAATGTGTTAATGTTTAGAGACATTTTACAGAGAGGACATTTTTATATATTTTATCTGTTACTGATGTGTTGCAGTAAAGCTTTGGCATAGCGGAAAGGGTGTTCTATATTATGATTCTCACTCAATGATGAAGCTCTATGTAGTATGTGCTACATTATAGTATGTATTAGATGGTCATGGCAAGAACTAGTGTTTTTAGCCAAAAATGTGCTTAATGTCTTCATGCTGATGATTTTTGCACAGCAAAAACCAACGTGAATGAAGTTGAAAACCAGAAAAAGGCCAACCTGTGGAACAAAATTGCCACGCTCCTAGTCGGGGCCATTGTCCTCCTGAACATATTTATCACTGCATTTGGGGCAGGGAACAAAGAATCACGATGACCTAAGCAAGTCCAACAACATCGTACAGGAAGATTTGAGGTGCAGCATTTTAGAATCTCCAAGATGACGGCTACATTCCTACAGCAGTATTCCAGAACGTGTCTGTTGCTTTGTAATTCATTTTTTAATAATATCTTTTGTATTTGTAATTGGATGTATCCCACATGGGACTGGCTTTTAGACTAAAATGTATAGCTATTTTGAAAGGAAGCTGGTCATTGCCTTGTTAACTAAAGACTCATGATTCTTAGGCTTCCTGGCTTACAATTACACTGGCACAGTATTAATATTTATTCATACCAAAACTTTCTTTGTAACAGGCAGAGGGATACTGGAGGCTCAGCACTTCAAACTAACAATTGCTTTGTTTACACTTGTCTATTGACACCAGAGTGAACCTGTGTTTTTTTTTCCGCTCAGCTTGCTTACTATTAACATCTTCCGCTTAGGTTGGTTCTGGGCGATAAACTAATTGGGCAAAACTACAGTACATACTAGTGTTTGCAGAGCAATCTAGATATAGGTGCATTGTTAAAAAGCAATATGGATTTTCCACCTCTTACCCAGATGCGCTTACAATGAATCTGGATGATGGTTAAACTAACATCCTAATATTTATTCAGATTTCACTCCTAAGTCTGGTGTATATCATGCAATATATGTGAATTTATTTGTAGCTAGAATTCTGCTTTTTGTTTATTTGTTTTAAACCTGTCAACACCTCCACTAGAATAATGGACAAGGAATTTCAGATGAACATATTAAAGCCCAATTTTAACTGGGGGCAGTAGTCATGTGGGCGGAGGATGAGGTGGGCAACAAACTGTTCCGACCTTGGCAGTGTGAGTCACGGAGGATTTTAACTCCTAGGCCACATCTGCATAGGCCGAGGCAGGTTCCTGCCTGAGACCAGCGGGAAGCGGCAGCTGGCTGGCAGACGGAAGCCAAATGTTGCACGGCCGGGAACCATAGGAATGGTCTGCGGAACACATAAGTTGCCAGGAGCGGGTTTGGAAGACGGAGCAGGGGAGTCCGAAACTTTCCTTATGAGGCTCGTTGGAGCGTTCCTGCTCCTTGGATCCCAGAAGCAAAGCCAAGAAGTCGACCTCTTTCCTCCAGGTGGGACTGGTGGGAACGTCACAATGGCTTCCACACACGGGCCTCTGCTTAAAAAAAAGCATTCGTGCCCTTCGTGTCATCAAAGGATCCAATCAGTTTCCAGTGGCTGTCATTTGAACCACTTCGGCGGGAATGCCCCACATACTACGTTAATTACCTGTCCACGCAGATCCGCCAGGCTGATaggcagggttaaaatcacccctaaGCATTTTGATGCTATTAGCTTACAATGTAATTTCAAGGCCGAAGTGTTTAAAACCTTGGATGGACACATATATAACTGAGTGATTACAAGGCAGAAATGTGATGGATTCAGTGCACGTTCAAAATTATTAACGGAACCCCAAGTATTGACTATGCACTTGAAATCACTTTGGCATGTCATTGTTTTCATGTACAGGTAATATGCATTTTCATTTGTTGATTTTTTTAAGTCTGTTGTTCCAGCGGTTCACCCATATATTCCATGACATTGATATGTAACAGCCTTCATACTGAATGTCTAAACATTGTAAACTATATGATCGCTGCAAGTCTATCTTTAAATTGTTTGCAGCTGATTTGGAGGAGGGGTGAATATTATGTGGCTAGTGTGTATTCTATTTTGCTTTTTATAATGGTTGCTTAGCGAAGAATTATAAAGGTACCTATATTTAAAGTGTGATTCACTGAATCCGTGAGAAAATGACAAGCAAATAAAAATAACTTGAGGAAGTGAATCGCAGTTATTCCAGAACAATAACCCTCATTCCAAATAATATTTGCTTCATTTTCACCCATTTATGTAAAATATAACAAATATACCTTGCGATAAGTGGCGACTATGACAGCTACCCAACCGAGGGATTCAAATGCAAAGCACAGCTCCCTCATGTTCACagctgttgtgttcagaataaatccacaggactgtcttgtaagctcaaactgttgtgaccttagtctctttatttagactccagagtggagaagcagcatagtgaatcactttttatacctgcttgccccagggtgcataggtgacccttaggtctcccacaggtgtgccccctagtggcaagtcttacatattggtgaggtttacatacatacataacaacagccACTACCTGAATACCACTCACAGGAAACAATACACTGCACTCATTTGCTCCCAATTTATATTTGGGTTCATGACAAAGGATGAGCTTGGGAAACGATGAAGTTCTCGATATTTATGAAGCTGGATTGAGTATGTTGCCCAGGAAGTTAACACACAAGCTTCCCATGATTACAGtcaccctccctcccaccaaccccgcccccacccctcacacacccatacatcccctctgccccctccctcccaccaaccctgCCCTCCACTCCTCACATACCCATACATCCCTcctgctctctccctcccaccaaccctgccctccacccctcacacacccatacatcccccctgctctctccctcccaccaaccccaccCTCCAATCATCACACACCCATACATCCCCatccctcccaccaaccccgccCTCCTCACACACCCATACATCCCCTCTGCCCCCTCCTGCCCACCAACCCCGCCCTCCACCCC comes from the Pristiophorus japonicus isolate sPriJap1 chromosome 15, sPriJap1.hap1, whole genome shotgun sequence genome and includes:
- the LOC139281547 gene encoding ninjurin-2-like, which encodes MSTSTARSSERTGENTVTRLMSSLNFNQYATIKSMAEGLLDAALFLSNATQLVTVIEQGQEYKYYIALICLISLSLTVQVVTFILLIFIAKTNVNEVENQKKANLWNKIATLLVGAIVLLNIFITAFGAGNKESR